AAAGGTGTGCCGCCAAGATTTTTTAATGCGGTCTCGGGATTGGCGACATCGGCCAAATTGGCGGCAATCCGGTTGTACTGCGCATGCGGATTGCTCTTGGATTCATGTTGCGCTATCTGTGCCAGGGCGAATTCTTCCGCATAGCTACGGGTTGCCAGCACCACGGCCGGATCGATTTTGAGCTCGACGGTGCTAGTGCTGCTGACCAGCAGCACTAGCCGTACAACCTGGGTACGACCGCTACCTTCGGAAAGTTGCGGCTTATAGCTGGGTGGGCAATTGGCCACAGCGCACAAATAGCCATCTTCGTCATAGACCCCGATTTCGCGTATCCACCAACCACCAACGTTCTCAGGTAATACCTGCTCAACGATGAGCTGACTCGGATTGGCAGGGTCAACAGCGAGTCGATTCAACGGTGCACGGCGGCGCTCATTGAGCAACATTGTCTGCTTGCGATCAGGGATTGACGCCTTGTCATAGGCATCACCGACGCCCATATGGGTTAGTTTAATAGTCGTGCCGAGCGCGGAAGCGTTGGCAAGTTTGGCTTCACCGAAGGCGGTCAAGGTGGCGAAATAAGTACTCATAGATTAATGCTCACGGGTAAATAGTCATGGTGTCGATGGTATGGGCAGCGCCGGCATGGACCAGGTCGCCACGAATGGCAATCAGTTCGTCCAACCAGGGATAGACGGTGAGATCGTCGCCGTCGAAGGTAGTCGCGCAGACATAAAGCCGACCATGACTTTCCAGCTGGATTGCCAAGCTGGTCAAATGGCGACTGATTGGTTTGGCGTCGGCAATCAGTCTTTCCATTTCGCCATACATGGCATCCGTGATGCCGGTGTCCTGGACGCCGATGTCGAGCTGGAATGTGCCAGGGACACCCATAGGGGTCATTTGCCAC
The sequence above is a segment of the Collimonas sp. PA-H2 genome. Coding sequences within it:
- a CDS encoding phage tail protein; translation: MSTYFATLTAFGEAKLANASALGTTIKLTHMGVGDAYDKASIPDRKQTMLLNERRRAPLNRLAVDPANPSQLIVEQVLPENVGGWWIREIGVYDEDGYLCAVANCPPSYKPQLSEGSGRTQVVRLVLLVSSTSTVELKIDPAVVLATRSYAEEFALAQIAQHESKSNPHAQYNRIAANLADVANPETALKNLGGTPLALVSELSPCGEIAYFATTSAPVGWLKANGALVSRATYAALFRAIGTRFGAGDGAATFAVPDLRGEFMRGLDDGRGIDGGRSIGSFQSDELRSHSHLINTRNTIGTTGVASESGGTPGSSYITGFAGGTETRPRNIALLVCIKY
- a CDS encoding phage tail protein I, with the protein product MNNIVATLPPNAKPLERALATACARIDTLTVPVRYVRNPDTCPVDLLPFLAWEFSVDRWDDAWPEAMQRAAIKAAYYIHKHKGTIAAVRQVVEALGYRIAITEWWQMTPMGVPGTFQLDIGVQDTGITDAMYGEMERLIADAKPISRHLTSLAIQLESHGRLYVCATTFDGDDLTVYPWLDELIAIRGDLVHAGAAHTIDTMTIYP